One Cervus canadensis isolate Bull #8, Minnesota chromosome 1, ASM1932006v1, whole genome shotgun sequence genomic window carries:
- the PXN gene encoding paxillin isoform X5, which produces MDDLDALLADLESTTSHISKRPVFLSEETPYSYPTGNHTYQEIAVPPPVPPPPSSEALNGTVLDPLDPWPASTSRFAHQQSQSSSPVYGSHAKTSSAPSPQDSGGPPCPRAGEEDHVYSFPNKQKSAEPSPTVMSASLGSNLSELDRLLLELNAVQHNPPGFPADEANSSPPLPGALSSHYGVPENNSPLGGKAGPLTKEKPKRNGGRGLEDLRPSVENLLDELESSVPSPVPAITVNQGEMSSPQRVTSSQQQTRISASSATRELDELMASLSDFKTSSSSAVALSSLGLPPGSAPSSHHSLPPPPPPGPSGGLPPPWKPSPQGHSHTRGVLCAEDNVAPGQLDLAGLGLMPETPNSRSPSTEGWPGPLVVESQARVWKDPPDQVRELCRAPPGHTLPYAGGTGPQEPGAPQAPSSNTLHLEEAVAATRQGPWALGALRPEPPRGAAPSFHEVTESAIVAVDRQAVFPDTWSLAEERGWQERARPEPGVPESSRRTPIEDEQLGGETPTAGGLVRPARGPETPRRPEGATEATTEARTGQAELPRAVAMDTPSTTERISTAGQFMAQGKTGSSSPPGGPPKPGSQLDSMLGSLQSDLNKLGVATVAKGVCGACKKPIAGQVVTAMGRTWHPEHFVCTHCQEEIGSRNFFERDGQPYCEKDYHNLFSPRCYYCNGPILDKVVTALDRTWHPEHFFCAQCGAFFGPEGFHEKDGKAYCRKDYFDMFAPKCGGCARAILENYISALNTLWHPECFVCRECFTPFVHGSFFEHEGQPYCEAHYHERRGSLCSGCQKPITGRCITAMAKKFHPEHFVCAFCLKQLNKGTFKEQNDKPYCQNCFLKLFC; this is translated from the exons ACGCCCTGCTGGCGGACCTGGAGTCCACGACCTCCCACATCTCCAAGCGGCCCGTGTTCTTGTCTGAGGAGACCCCCTACTCCTACCCGACTGGGAACCACACGTACCAGGAGATCGCTGTGCCGCCCCCCGTCCCACCGCCCCCATCCAGTGAGGCCCTCAACGGCACGGTCCTCGACCCCTTAGACCCCTGGCCAGCCAGCACCTCCCGATTCGCCCACCAGCAG TCTCAGTCCTCATCCCCCGTGTACGGCTCCCACGCCAAGACTTCCagcgcccccagcccccaggacagTGGCGGGCCCCCGTGTCCCCGAGCCGGCGAGGAAGATCACGTGTACag CTTTCCCAATAAGCAGAAGTCAGCCGAGCCTTCGCCCACCGTCATGAGCGCCTCCTTGGGCAGCAACCTCTCTGAGCTCGACCGCCTGCTGCTAGAGCTGAACGCCGTGCAGCATAACCCCCCGGGCTTCCCCGCAG aTGAGGCCAACTCCAGCCCGCCGCTGCCGGGGGCTCTGAGCAGCCACTACGGCGTCCCGGAGAATAACAGCCCGCTGGGGGGTAAAGCCGGACCACTGACCAAAGAGAAGCCCAAGCGGAACGGCGGCCGGGGCCTGGAGGACTTGCGGCCCAGCGTGGAGAACCTCTTGGATGAGCTGGAGAGCTCCGTGCCCAGCCCCGT CCCTGCCATCACTGTGAACCAGGGCGAGATGAGCAGTCCCCAGCGAGTCACCTCCAGCCAGCAGCAGACGCGCATCTCTGCCTCCTCCGCCACCAGGGAGCTGGATGAGCTGATGGCCTCACTGTCGGATTTTAAG acCAGCTCCTCCTCTGCTGTGGCCTTGAGCTCCTTGGGGCTGCCACCTGGCTCAGCTCCATCCTCACACCACagcctcccccctccacctcctcccgGGCCCTCTGGAGGCCTGCCACCCCCTTGGAAGCCCTCCCCTCAAGGCCACAGTCACACCCGGGGAGTCCTCTGCGCCGAGGACAACGTGGCCCCTGGCCAGCTCGATTTGGCTGGCCTTGGGCTGATGCCTGAAACCCCCAACTCAAGGTCTCCCTCCACGGAGGGTTGGCCGGGGCCACTGGTTGTAGAGAGCCAGGCTCGCGTTTGGAAGGACCCACCGGACCAGGTCAGGGAGCTCTGCAGGGCGCCTCCCGGCCACACTCTACCTTATGCTGGGGGCACAGGTCCCCAGGAGCCTGGGGCCCCCCAAGCGCCGTCGTCCAACACTTTGCacctggaggaggcagtggctGCCACTCGGCAGGGGCCATGGGCTCTGGGGGCGCTCAGGCCTGAGCCCCCGCGGGGAGCTGCGCCCAGCTTCCACGAGGTCACCGAGTCAGCCATTGTGGCCGTGGACCGTCAGGCCGTCTTCCCGGATACCTGGAGCCTCGCGGAGGAACGTGGATGGCAGGAGAGGGCAAGGCCTGAGCCAGGGGTGCCGGAGAGCAGCCGCCGCACCCCCATTGAGGATGAGCAGCTAGGTGGAGAGACGCCCACGGCGGGCGGCCTGGTCAGGCCAGCCCGGGGACCTGAGACCCCCAGGAGGCCAGAGGGTGCCACCGAAGCCACCACCGAGGCCAGGACGGGCCAGGCAGAACTCCCACGGGCTGTGGCCATGGACACACCCAGCACCACCGAGAGGATTTCCACGGCTGGCCAG TTCATGGCCCAGGGGAAGACGGGGAGCAGCTCTCCCCCAGGCGGCCCGCCGAAGCCCGGGAGTCAGCTGGACAGCATGCTGGGGAGTCTGCAGTCTGACCTGAACAAACTGGGGGTCGCCACGGTCGCCAAGGGAGTCTGCGGGGCCTGCAAAAAGCCGATCGCCGGGCAG GTGGTGACGGCCATGGGGAGGACCTGGCACCCGGAGCACTTCGTCTGCACCCACTGCCAGGAGGAGATCGGCTCCCGGAACTTCTTTGAGCGGGATGGACAGCCCTACTGTGAAAAGGACTATCACAACCTCTTCTCCCCGCGCTGCTACTACTGCAACGGGCCCATTCTGGAT AAAGTGGTGACGGCCCTCGACCGGACGTGGCATCCGGAGCACTTCTTCTGCGCCCAGTGCGGCGCCTTCTTCGGGCCTGAAG GGTTCCACGAGAAGGACGGCAAGGCCTACTGCCGGAAGGATTACTTCGACATGTTCGCGCCCAAGTGCGGCGGCTGCGCCCGGGCCATCCTGGAGAACTACATCTCGGCCCTCAACACCCTCTGGCATCCTGAGTGCTTCGTGTGTCGG GAGTGCTTCACGCCGTTCGTCCACGGCAGCTTCTTTGAGCACGAGGGGCAGCCCTACTGCGAGGCGCACTACCACGAGCGGCGGGGCTCCCTGTGCTCGGGCTGCCAGAAGCCCATCACGGGCCGCTGCATCACCGCCATGGCCAAGAAGTTCCACCCGGAGCACTTCGTCTGCGCCTTCTGCCTCAAGCAGCTCAACAAGGGCACGTTCAAGGAGCAGAACGACAAGCCTTACTGCCAGAACTGCTTCCTCAAGCTCTTCTGCTAG
- the PXN gene encoding paxillin isoform X6, with product MDDLDALLADLESTTSHISKRPVFLSEETPYSYPTGNHTYQEIAVPPPVPPPPSSEALNGTVLDPLDPWPASTSRFAHQQSQSSSPVYGSHAKTSSAPSPQDSGGPPCPRAGEEDHVYSFPNKQKSAEPSPTVMSASLGSNLSELDRLLLELNAVQHNPPGFPADEANSSPPLPGALSSHYGVPENNSPLGGKAGPLTKEKPKRNGGRGLEDLRPSVENLLDELESSVPSPVPAITVNQGEMSSPQRVTSSQQQTRISASSATRELDELMASLSDFKMQGLEQRTDGELCWAAGWPLNGRQSGPEGQDAGGFMAQGKTGSSSPPGGPPKPGSQLDSMLGSLQSDLNKLGVATVAKGVCGACKKPIAGQVVTAMGRTWHPEHFVCTHCQEEIGSRNFFERDGQPYCEKDYHNLFSPRCYYCNGPILDKVVTALDRTWHPEHFFCAQCGAFFGPEGFHEKDGKAYCRKDYFDMFAPKCGGCARAILENYISALNTLWHPECFVCRECFTPFVHGSFFEHEGQPYCEAHYHERRGSLCSGCQKPITGRCITAMAKKFHPEHFVCAFCLKQLNKGTFKEQNDKPYCQNCFLKLFC from the exons ACGCCCTGCTGGCGGACCTGGAGTCCACGACCTCCCACATCTCCAAGCGGCCCGTGTTCTTGTCTGAGGAGACCCCCTACTCCTACCCGACTGGGAACCACACGTACCAGGAGATCGCTGTGCCGCCCCCCGTCCCACCGCCCCCATCCAGTGAGGCCCTCAACGGCACGGTCCTCGACCCCTTAGACCCCTGGCCAGCCAGCACCTCCCGATTCGCCCACCAGCAG TCTCAGTCCTCATCCCCCGTGTACGGCTCCCACGCCAAGACTTCCagcgcccccagcccccaggacagTGGCGGGCCCCCGTGTCCCCGAGCCGGCGAGGAAGATCACGTGTACag CTTTCCCAATAAGCAGAAGTCAGCCGAGCCTTCGCCCACCGTCATGAGCGCCTCCTTGGGCAGCAACCTCTCTGAGCTCGACCGCCTGCTGCTAGAGCTGAACGCCGTGCAGCATAACCCCCCGGGCTTCCCCGCAG aTGAGGCCAACTCCAGCCCGCCGCTGCCGGGGGCTCTGAGCAGCCACTACGGCGTCCCGGAGAATAACAGCCCGCTGGGGGGTAAAGCCGGACCACTGACCAAAGAGAAGCCCAAGCGGAACGGCGGCCGGGGCCTGGAGGACTTGCGGCCCAGCGTGGAGAACCTCTTGGATGAGCTGGAGAGCTCCGTGCCCAGCCCCGT CCCTGCCATCACTGTGAACCAGGGCGAGATGAGCAGTCCCCAGCGAGTCACCTCCAGCCAGCAGCAGACGCGCATCTCTGCCTCCTCCGCCACCAGGGAGCTGGATGAGCTGATGGCCTCACTGTCGGATTTTAAG ATGCAGGGCCTGGAACAGAGAACGGATGGCGAGCTGTGCTGGGCGGCCGGCTGGCCTCTGAATGGCAGGCAGAGCGGCCCCGAAGGGCAGGACGCGGGAGGG TTCATGGCCCAGGGGAAGACGGGGAGCAGCTCTCCCCCAGGCGGCCCGCCGAAGCCCGGGAGTCAGCTGGACAGCATGCTGGGGAGTCTGCAGTCTGACCTGAACAAACTGGGGGTCGCCACGGTCGCCAAGGGAGTCTGCGGGGCCTGCAAAAAGCCGATCGCCGGGCAG GTGGTGACGGCCATGGGGAGGACCTGGCACCCGGAGCACTTCGTCTGCACCCACTGCCAGGAGGAGATCGGCTCCCGGAACTTCTTTGAGCGGGATGGACAGCCCTACTGTGAAAAGGACTATCACAACCTCTTCTCCCCGCGCTGCTACTACTGCAACGGGCCCATTCTGGAT AAAGTGGTGACGGCCCTCGACCGGACGTGGCATCCGGAGCACTTCTTCTGCGCCCAGTGCGGCGCCTTCTTCGGGCCTGAAG GGTTCCACGAGAAGGACGGCAAGGCCTACTGCCGGAAGGATTACTTCGACATGTTCGCGCCCAAGTGCGGCGGCTGCGCCCGGGCCATCCTGGAGAACTACATCTCGGCCCTCAACACCCTCTGGCATCCTGAGTGCTTCGTGTGTCGG GAGTGCTTCACGCCGTTCGTCCACGGCAGCTTCTTTGAGCACGAGGGGCAGCCCTACTGCGAGGCGCACTACCACGAGCGGCGGGGCTCCCTGTGCTCGGGCTGCCAGAAGCCCATCACGGGCCGCTGCATCACCGCCATGGCCAAGAAGTTCCACCCGGAGCACTTCGTCTGCGCCTTCTGCCTCAAGCAGCTCAACAAGGGCACGTTCAAGGAGCAGAACGACAAGCCTTACTGCCAGAACTGCTTCCTCAAGCTCTTCTGCTAG
- the PXN gene encoding paxillin isoform X4: MSASLGSNLSELDRLLLELNAVQHNPPGFPADEANSSPPLPGALSSHYGVPENNSPLGGKAGPLTKEKPKRNGGRGLEDLRPSVENLLDELESSVPSPVPAITVNQGEMSSPQRVTSSQQQTRISASSATRELDELMASLSDFKTSSSSAVALSSLGLPPGSAPSSHHSLPPPPPPGPSGGLPPPWKPSPQGHSHTRGVLCAEDNVAPGQLDLAGLGLMPETPNSRSPSTEGWPGPLVVESQARVWKDPPDQVRELCRAPPGHTLPYAGGTGPQEPGAPQAPSSNTLHLEEAVAATRQGPWALGALRPEPPRGAAPSFHEVTESAIVAVDRQAVFPDTWSLAEERGWQERARPEPGVPESSRRTPIEDEQLGGETPTAGGLVRPARGPETPRRPEGATEATTEARTGQAELPRAVAMDTPSTTERISTAGQIRSVIRRSRETGHAHPMSREPSPRRRLDPATLSRTPSQERLIAELQGRLGIRPEAEETAGATGASAEDWLTEGVVITVQPRGRRAGGQLVEKVVFPPGSPIPLRRTFSVLPSPPPPPSPLLQHRKDASSASSSPPPPSPPTPSTPGPPAIPCGPSGVQSTGMGLRGVGVQGPAPGAAASSSVRSIGCQTDEDPLFPPMQMQGLEQRTDGELCWAAGWPLNGRQSGPEGQDAGGFMAQGKTGSSSPPGGPPKPGSQLDSMLGSLQSDLNKLGVATVAKGVCGACKKPIAGQVVTAMGRTWHPEHFVCTHCQEEIGSRNFFERDGQPYCEKDYHNLFSPRCYYCNGPILDKVVTALDRTWHPEHFFCAQCGAFFGPEGFHEKDGKAYCRKDYFDMFAPKCGGCARAILENYISALNTLWHPECFVCRECFTPFVHGSFFEHEGQPYCEAHYHERRGSLCSGCQKPITGRCITAMAKKFHPEHFVCAFCLKQLNKGTFKEQNDKPYCQNCFLKLFC; encoded by the exons ATGAGCGCCTCCTTGGGCAGCAACCTCTCTGAGCTCGACCGCCTGCTGCTAGAGCTGAACGCCGTGCAGCATAACCCCCCGGGCTTCCCCGCAG aTGAGGCCAACTCCAGCCCGCCGCTGCCGGGGGCTCTGAGCAGCCACTACGGCGTCCCGGAGAATAACAGCCCGCTGGGGGGTAAAGCCGGACCACTGACCAAAGAGAAGCCCAAGCGGAACGGCGGCCGGGGCCTGGAGGACTTGCGGCCCAGCGTGGAGAACCTCTTGGATGAGCTGGAGAGCTCCGTGCCCAGCCCCGT CCCTGCCATCACTGTGAACCAGGGCGAGATGAGCAGTCCCCAGCGAGTCACCTCCAGCCAGCAGCAGACGCGCATCTCTGCCTCCTCCGCCACCAGGGAGCTGGATGAGCTGATGGCCTCACTGTCGGATTTTAAG acCAGCTCCTCCTCTGCTGTGGCCTTGAGCTCCTTGGGGCTGCCACCTGGCTCAGCTCCATCCTCACACCACagcctcccccctccacctcctcccgGGCCCTCTGGAGGCCTGCCACCCCCTTGGAAGCCCTCCCCTCAAGGCCACAGTCACACCCGGGGAGTCCTCTGCGCCGAGGACAACGTGGCCCCTGGCCAGCTCGATTTGGCTGGCCTTGGGCTGATGCCTGAAACCCCCAACTCAAGGTCTCCCTCCACGGAGGGTTGGCCGGGGCCACTGGTTGTAGAGAGCCAGGCTCGCGTTTGGAAGGACCCACCGGACCAGGTCAGGGAGCTCTGCAGGGCGCCTCCCGGCCACACTCTACCTTATGCTGGGGGCACAGGTCCCCAGGAGCCTGGGGCCCCCCAAGCGCCGTCGTCCAACACTTTGCacctggaggaggcagtggctGCCACTCGGCAGGGGCCATGGGCTCTGGGGGCGCTCAGGCCTGAGCCCCCGCGGGGAGCTGCGCCCAGCTTCCACGAGGTCACCGAGTCAGCCATTGTGGCCGTGGACCGTCAGGCCGTCTTCCCGGATACCTGGAGCCTCGCGGAGGAACGTGGATGGCAGGAGAGGGCAAGGCCTGAGCCAGGGGTGCCGGAGAGCAGCCGCCGCACCCCCATTGAGGATGAGCAGCTAGGTGGAGAGACGCCCACGGCGGGCGGCCTGGTCAGGCCAGCCCGGGGACCTGAGACCCCCAGGAGGCCAGAGGGTGCCACCGAAGCCACCACCGAGGCCAGGACGGGCCAGGCAGAACTCCCACGGGCTGTGGCCATGGACACACCCAGCACCACCGAGAGGATTTCCACGGCTGGCCAG ATCCGCTCGGTGATCAGGAGGAGCCGGGAGACCGGCCACGCTCACCCCATGTCCCGGGAGCCCTCCCCTCGCCGCCGGCTGGACCCCGCCACCCTAAGCAGGACCCCGTCCCAGGAGCGGCTCATCGCCGAGCTGCAGGGTCGGCTGGGCATCCGGCCGGAGGCAGAGGAGACCGCGGGGGCCACAGGGGCCTCTGCCGAGGACTGGCTGACCGAGGGCGTCGTCATCACTGTGCAGCCGCGTGGGAGGCGGGCTGGGGGGCAGCTGGTGGAGAAG gtCGTCTTTCCTCCTGGCTCTCCAATTCCCCTGCGGAGAACCTTCTCTgttctgccttctcctcctcctcctcccagccctctgCTCCAGCACCGCAAAGACGCCTCCTCAGCCAGCAGCTCTCCTCCCCCGCCcagcccacccaccccctccaccccgggGCCCCCCGCTATCCCCTGCGGCCCCTCCGGGGTCCAGAGCACTGGGATGGGGCTGCGGGGAGTCGGTGTGCAGGGCCCCGCCCCGGGCGCAGCTGCATCCAGCTCCGTGAGGTCCATAGGCTGCCAGACAGACGAGGATCCGCTCTTCCCCCCGATGCAG ATGCAGGGCCTGGAACAGAGAACGGATGGCGAGCTGTGCTGGGCGGCCGGCTGGCCTCTGAATGGCAGGCAGAGCGGCCCCGAAGGGCAGGACGCGGGAGGG TTCATGGCCCAGGGGAAGACGGGGAGCAGCTCTCCCCCAGGCGGCCCGCCGAAGCCCGGGAGTCAGCTGGACAGCATGCTGGGGAGTCTGCAGTCTGACCTGAACAAACTGGGGGTCGCCACGGTCGCCAAGGGAGTCTGCGGGGCCTGCAAAAAGCCGATCGCCGGGCAG GTGGTGACGGCCATGGGGAGGACCTGGCACCCGGAGCACTTCGTCTGCACCCACTGCCAGGAGGAGATCGGCTCCCGGAACTTCTTTGAGCGGGATGGACAGCCCTACTGTGAAAAGGACTATCACAACCTCTTCTCCCCGCGCTGCTACTACTGCAACGGGCCCATTCTGGAT AAAGTGGTGACGGCCCTCGACCGGACGTGGCATCCGGAGCACTTCTTCTGCGCCCAGTGCGGCGCCTTCTTCGGGCCTGAAG GGTTCCACGAGAAGGACGGCAAGGCCTACTGCCGGAAGGATTACTTCGACATGTTCGCGCCCAAGTGCGGCGGCTGCGCCCGGGCCATCCTGGAGAACTACATCTCGGCCCTCAACACCCTCTGGCATCCTGAGTGCTTCGTGTGTCGG GAGTGCTTCACGCCGTTCGTCCACGGCAGCTTCTTTGAGCACGAGGGGCAGCCCTACTGCGAGGCGCACTACCACGAGCGGCGGGGCTCCCTGTGCTCGGGCTGCCAGAAGCCCATCACGGGCCGCTGCATCACCGCCATGGCCAAGAAGTTCCACCCGGAGCACTTCGTCTGCGCCTTCTGCCTCAAGCAGCTCAACAAGGGCACGTTCAAGGAGCAGAACGACAAGCCTTACTGCCAGAACTGCTTCCTCAAGCTCTTCTGCTAG